Proteins encoded by one window of Anaerolineales bacterium:
- a CDS encoding helix-turn-helix transcriptional regulator, translating into MLRYVLLGALSYQPLTGYQLKQFVDSSAKHFWYAQVSQIYRTLDGLEKEGFLRSEIETQEDRPDRRLYHLTPAGRADLLAWLAQPMTEIETEKDTLLVRLFFSALIDKTTLLTQLRLQRTLRQQQLTLYQTEILEQIRLGMERRPDLKRDALLWDAAPLPSEKEVELVIGMQPTSALIRRGHCLRVAHAGADKDTFARIPAVGTPQWKVRRASQIRLPVVPR; encoded by the coding sequence ATGCTGCGTTATGTGTTGCTCGGCGCGTTGAGCTACCAACCGCTGACGGGCTACCAGTTGAAACAGTTTGTCGATTCTTCGGCAAAACACTTCTGGTATGCCCAAGTCAGCCAAATTTACCGAACCCTTGATGGGTTGGAAAAAGAAGGCTTTCTGCGTTCAGAAATTGAAACGCAAGAGGATCGCCCGGATCGCCGCCTATACCACCTGACGCCTGCCGGACGTGCCGACCTCTTGGCGTGGTTAGCACAGCCCATGACGGAGATTGAGACAGAGAAAGACACACTGCTGGTGCGGTTGTTTTTCTCGGCGCTGATCGACAAAACGACCCTGCTCACCCAACTTCGCCTCCAACGCACACTCCGCCAGCAGCAACTCACCCTCTACCAGACAGAGATTCTTGAACAAATTAGATTAGGCATGGAACGCCGCCCCGACTTGAAACGGGATGCGCTACTCTGGGATGCCGCCCCCTTGCCCTCGGAGAAAGAGGTGGAACTGGTGATCGGGATGCAACCGACCTCGGCGCTCATCCGACGCGGGCATTGTTTGCGGGTGGCGCATGCTGGCGCGGACAAGGATACCTTTGCCCGAATTCCGGCGGTGGGAACACCCCAATGGAAGGTGCGGCGGGCGTCCCAGATTCGGCTGCCGGTTGTCCCACGTTAG